The following are from one region of the Chromobacterium phragmitis genome:
- a CDS encoding substrate-binding periplasmic protein, protein MRRHIPCLLVLLFSATSGAAANPACPSGPLKVGYFKFGAAYRDGKGYDVDLVRELARRLACPIASETEMPRARALKMLEVGQIDVSASTLATPDRLKYAWIYPYNHTKNMILLSPAIQGRTLPAILGDAELRWGMVRGYHHSPDQDKMLEELNARHKVVIASDEDDLYKMLGSGVVNAAFAQPFSYGRWLRELPNAGQITVLDLYPQTDLLASGLALSKARFSREAAEKWHQELLKMHQEGRLYDIMRRFLSDNAAKQMTQAPIE, encoded by the coding sequence ATGCGGCGACACATTCCATGTTTGCTTGTCTTGCTGTTTTCCGCCACCAGCGGGGCCGCGGCCAATCCCGCCTGCCCTTCCGGCCCGCTCAAAGTGGGGTATTTCAAATTCGGCGCCGCATACCGCGACGGCAAAGGATACGATGTCGATCTGGTGCGCGAACTCGCCCGCCGCCTGGCCTGCCCCATCGCCAGCGAAACCGAGATGCCCCGCGCCCGCGCGCTGAAAATGCTGGAGGTCGGCCAGATCGACGTCAGCGCCTCCACCCTAGCCACGCCAGACAGGCTGAAGTACGCGTGGATTTACCCTTACAACCACACCAAGAACATGATATTGCTGAGCCCCGCCATCCAGGGCAGAACCCTGCCGGCGATACTGGGCGATGCCGAATTGCGTTGGGGCATGGTGCGCGGCTACCACCACAGTCCGGACCAGGACAAGATGCTGGAAGAGCTGAATGCGCGCCACAAGGTGGTGATCGCGTCCGACGAGGACGATCTGTACAAAATGCTGGGCAGCGGCGTCGTCAACGCCGCCTTCGCCCAGCCGTTCAGCTATGGCCGCTGGCTGCGCGAGCTGCCCAACGCCGGCCAGATCACGGTATTGGACTTGTACCCGCAGACCGACCTGCTCGCCAGCGGCCTGGCGCTGAGCAAGGCGCGCTTCAGCCGCGAAGCGGCGGAAAAATGGCATCAGGAACTGCTGAAAATGCATCAGGAAGGCCGTTTGTACGACATCATGCGCCGCTTTCTCAGCGACAACGCGGCCAAGCAGATGACGCAAGCGCCGATAGAGTGA